In a genomic window of Streptomyces sp. NBC_01142:
- a CDS encoding sulfurtransferase, whose amino-acid sequence MKPIITAAELASALAGPRPPVLLDIRWQLGGPHGRPAYEAGHLPGAVFVDLDAELASPPGAGGRHPLPEPEAFGAVMRRAGVSADSSVVVYDGGQGWAAARAWWLLRWTGHADVRVLDGGLAAWTGPLESEIPVPAEGTFAPAPGALPLLDADGAAAQARAGLLLDARAAERYRGDVEPIDRVAGHIPGAVSAPTTENVDKEGRFLPAEALAARFFERGASEATETVGVYCGSGVSAAHEALALEIAGFTPALYAGSWSQWSSTDSRPVATGSQPG is encoded by the coding sequence ATGAAGCCCATCATCACTGCCGCCGAACTCGCGAGCGCGCTGGCCGGACCCCGTCCTCCGGTCCTTCTTGACATCCGCTGGCAGCTCGGCGGGCCACACGGACGGCCCGCGTACGAGGCCGGTCACCTCCCCGGAGCGGTCTTTGTCGACCTGGACGCGGAACTGGCGTCTCCGCCCGGCGCCGGCGGCCGGCACCCCCTGCCCGAGCCGGAGGCGTTCGGCGCGGTGATGCGCCGAGCCGGGGTGTCCGCCGATTCCTCCGTGGTGGTGTACGACGGCGGCCAGGGCTGGGCCGCGGCCCGCGCCTGGTGGCTGTTGCGCTGGACAGGCCATGCGGACGTACGGGTTCTGGACGGCGGCCTCGCGGCATGGACCGGTCCTCTGGAGAGCGAGATCCCCGTGCCCGCCGAGGGCACGTTCGCTCCCGCGCCGGGCGCGCTGCCGCTGCTGGACGCGGACGGGGCGGCCGCACAGGCCCGCGCGGGCCTGCTGCTGGACGCGCGGGCGGCGGAGCGCTACCGCGGCGACGTGGAACCGATCGACCGGGTGGCCGGCCACATCCCGGGCGCGGTCTCGGCGCCGACCACGGAGAACGTGGACAAGGAAGGCCGCTTCCTGCCGGCCGAGGCTCTCGCCGCACGCTTCTTCGAGCGGGGGGCCTCAGAGGCCACCGAGACGGTGGGCGTCTACTGCGGCTCGGGCGTCTCCGCGGCCCACGAGGCCCTGGCCCTGGAGATCGCCGGTTTCACCCCGGCGCTGTACGCGGGCTCCTGGTCGCAGTGGTCGTCGACCGACTCCCGCCCGGTGGCGACAGGTTCACAGCCGGGCTGA
- the sepH gene encoding septation protein SepH, whose amino-acid sequence MPELRVVAVSNDGTRLVLKAADSTEYTLPIDERLRAAVRNDRARLGQIEIEVESHLRPRDIQARIRAGASAEEVAQMAGIPVDRVRRFEGPVLAERAFMAERARKTPVRRPGENTGPQLGEAVQERLTLRGAEKDTVQWDSWRRDDGTWEVLLVYRVAGEPHSASWTYDPPRRLVQAVDDEARALIGETDDTIATQEPSFPFVPRIARLPRDRPLDRALDRQLERPTAPTPPAEPEENSSERDSLTSLLEAVPSFRGDMVVPERPTPTEPPSTEPVQEPEAEEPVAPAASAGAGSAYADVLMPRSVAGHRDRLTGTTDRQAEADGVRPGRRAAVPSWDEIVFGTRRKKQE is encoded by the coding sequence ATGCCCGAACTGCGTGTCGTGGCCGTCTCCAACGACGGCACACGACTGGTGCTCAAGGCTGCGGACAGCACGGAGTACACGCTTCCGATCGATGAACGGCTGCGCGCTGCCGTTCGCAATGACCGCGCCCGCCTCGGACAGATCGAGATCGAGGTGGAGAGCCACCTCCGCCCCCGCGACATCCAGGCCCGTATACGTGCCGGAGCCTCCGCGGAAGAGGTCGCGCAGATGGCCGGGATCCCGGTCGACCGCGTGCGCCGATTCGAGGGCCCTGTGCTCGCGGAGCGCGCCTTCATGGCGGAGCGGGCCCGCAAGACTCCCGTACGCCGTCCCGGCGAGAACACCGGACCGCAGCTCGGCGAGGCGGTACAGGAGCGGCTGACGCTGCGCGGCGCCGAGAAGGACACCGTGCAGTGGGACTCCTGGCGCCGTGACGACGGCACCTGGGAGGTGCTGCTGGTCTACCGGGTGGCGGGCGAACCGCACTCGGCGAGCTGGACGTACGACCCGCCGCGGCGGCTCGTCCAGGCCGTCGACGACGAGGCGCGTGCGCTCATCGGCGAGACCGACGACACGATCGCGACGCAGGAGCCGAGCTTCCCGTTCGTACCGCGCATCGCACGGCTGCCCAGGGACCGGCCGCTGGACCGGGCCCTGGACCGCCAGTTGGAGCGCCCGACCGCACCGACGCCCCCGGCCGAGCCGGAGGAGAACAGCAGCGAGCGGGACTCCCTGACCAGCCTGCTGGAGGCGGTGCCGAGCTTCCGGGGCGACATGGTCGTGCCCGAGCGGCCGACGCCCACGGAACCGCCGTCCACCGAACCGGTGCAGGAGCCCGAGGCGGAGGAGCCGGTTGCCCCGGCGGCCTCGGCGGGCGCCGGGTCGGCGTACGCGGATGTGCTGATGCCGCGGTCGGTGGCCGGTCACCGCGACCGGCTGACGGGCACGACGGACCGGCAGGCCGAAGCGGACGGCGTCCGCCCCGGCCGCCGCGCGGCGGTACCGAGCTGGGACGAGATCGTCTTCGGCACGCGCCGCAAGAAGCAGGAGTAG
- a CDS encoding D-arabinono-1,4-lactone oxidase: protein MNGTTRTGSSTWHNWAGNVSARPVREVSPASAGEVADAVRKAAEDGLRVKTVGTGHSFTAIAAADGLLIRPDLLTGIRDIDRTAMTVTVESGTPLKRLNAALAREGLSLTNMGDIMDQTVAGATSTGTHGTGRDSASTAAQIKALELVTADGSLLTCSEKENPEVFAAARIGLGALGVVTAITFAVEPIFLLTAREEPMTFERVTAEFDALHAENEHFEFYWFPHTGNCNTKRNNRSQGPAAPPGAVAGWIEDELLSNGLFQVVNSLGRAVPATIPAIAKISSRALSARTYTDIPYKVFTSPRRVRFVEMEYALPREAAVAALREVRAMIERSPLRVSFPVEVRTAPADDVALSTASGRESAYIAVHMYRGTPYRSYFTAVERIMTAHGGRPHWGKVHTRDAEYFAEVYPRFGEFTALRDRLDPERLFGNDYLRRVLGA from the coding sequence GTGAACGGGACCACCAGGACGGGCAGCAGCACGTGGCATAACTGGGCGGGCAATGTGAGCGCCCGTCCGGTACGGGAGGTCTCGCCGGCCTCGGCCGGCGAGGTCGCCGACGCCGTACGGAAGGCGGCCGAGGACGGCCTCAGGGTGAAGACGGTCGGGACGGGCCACTCCTTCACCGCCATCGCCGCGGCCGACGGGCTGCTGATCCGGCCCGATCTGCTCACCGGCATCCGGGACATCGACCGTACGGCGATGACCGTGACCGTGGAGTCGGGCACTCCGCTGAAGCGGCTGAACGCGGCCCTCGCCCGTGAGGGCCTTTCGCTCACGAACATGGGCGACATCATGGATCAGACGGTCGCGGGCGCGACCTCAACCGGCACGCACGGCACGGGCCGCGACTCGGCCTCAACAGCCGCCCAGATCAAGGCCCTTGAGCTGGTCACGGCGGACGGCTCGCTGCTCACCTGCTCCGAGAAGGAGAATCCGGAGGTCTTCGCGGCCGCACGCATCGGGCTCGGCGCGCTGGGCGTGGTCACCGCGATCACCTTCGCCGTGGAGCCGATCTTCCTTCTGACGGCGCGTGAGGAACCGATGACCTTCGAGAGGGTCACGGCCGAGTTCGACGCGCTGCACGCCGAGAACGAGCACTTCGAGTTCTACTGGTTCCCGCACACCGGCAACTGCAACACCAAGCGCAACAACCGCAGCCAGGGCCCGGCCGCGCCACCCGGAGCGGTCGCCGGCTGGATCGAGGACGAGCTCCTTTCCAACGGGCTCTTCCAGGTGGTCAATTCGCTGGGCCGGGCCGTGCCCGCGACGATTCCCGCCATTGCCAAGATCTCCAGCCGCGCCCTGTCGGCCCGTACGTACACGGACATCCCCTACAAGGTGTTCACCTCTCCGCGCCGGGTCCGGTTCGTGGAGATGGAGTACGCGCTGCCGCGGGAGGCCGCGGTCGCCGCGCTGCGCGAGGTGAGGGCGATGATCGAGCGCTCGCCGCTGCGGGTCAGCTTCCCGGTGGAGGTGCGTACGGCTCCGGCCGACGACGTCGCGCTCTCCACGGCGTCGGGGCGGGAGAGCGCGTACATCGCCGTGCACATGTACCGGGGCACGCCGTACCGCTCGTACTTCACCGCGGTAGAGCGGATCATGACCGCCCACGGTGGCCGGCCGCACTGGGGAAAGGTGCATACGCGGGACGCGGAGTACTTCGCCGAGGTCTATCCGAGGTTCGGTGAGTTCACGGCGTTGCGGGACCGGCTGGATCCGGAGCGGCTGTTCGGCAACGACTATCTGCGGCGGGTTCTGGGCGCCTAG
- a CDS encoding MFS transporter, which produces MPSPYRAIFAAPGTARFSAAGFLGRMPLSMMGIGIVTMISQLTGRYGLAGALAATLALSAAVLGPQISRLVDRHGQRRVLRPATLVSMAAVAGLLICAQQSAPDWTLFVFTACAGSVPSVGAMTRARWAEIYQGSPRELHTAYAFESIADEVCFIFGPIISIGLSTILFPEAGPLLAGAFLVAGVFWLTAQRATEPVPHPREQHNGGSALRSPGLQVLVATFVATGAIFGGVDVVTVAFAEEQGHKAAASLVLAVYALGSCLAGAVFGLLHLKGDPARRWVLGVCAMAVSMIPLQLAGNLPFLAVALFVAGLSIAPTMVTTMALVEAHVPRTKLTEGMTWTGTGLAVGVALGASAAGWVVDAHGAAAGYAVPVTAGALAAAVAFLGYRRLRSRPVPTREGQRERDHQDGQQHVA; this is translated from the coding sequence TTGCCCAGCCCCTACAGAGCGATCTTCGCCGCCCCCGGCACCGCACGGTTCTCCGCCGCGGGCTTCCTCGGCCGGATGCCGCTGTCCATGATGGGCATCGGCATCGTGACCATGATTTCCCAGCTCACCGGGCGGTACGGCCTGGCCGGCGCGCTGGCGGCGACCCTCGCCCTGTCGGCGGCCGTCCTCGGCCCGCAGATATCCCGGCTCGTCGACCGGCACGGTCAGCGGCGCGTGCTGCGCCCGGCCACCCTGGTCTCGATGGCCGCCGTCGCGGGCCTGCTGATCTGCGCCCAGCAGTCCGCCCCCGACTGGACGCTCTTCGTCTTCACCGCGTGCGCCGGCAGCGTGCCGAGCGTGGGCGCGATGACCCGCGCCCGCTGGGCCGAGATCTACCAGGGCTCACCGCGCGAGCTGCACACCGCGTACGCGTTCGAGTCGATCGCCGACGAGGTGTGCTTCATCTTCGGCCCGATCATCTCCATCGGGCTCTCCACCATCCTGTTCCCGGAGGCGGGACCGCTGCTCGCCGGAGCGTTCCTGGTCGCCGGCGTCTTCTGGCTCACCGCCCAGCGCGCCACCGAGCCCGTACCGCATCCGCGCGAGCAGCACAACGGCGGCTCCGCGCTCCGCTCCCCCGGACTCCAGGTGCTGGTGGCGACGTTCGTCGCGACCGGCGCGATCTTCGGCGGCGTCGACGTCGTCACGGTGGCCTTCGCTGAGGAGCAGGGCCACAAGGCCGCGGCGAGCCTGGTGCTCGCGGTGTACGCCCTCGGCTCCTGCCTCGCCGGAGCGGTCTTCGGGCTGCTCCACCTCAAGGGCGACCCTGCGCGCAGGTGGGTGCTGGGTGTGTGTGCGATGGCCGTGAGTATGATCCCCCTCCAACTGGCCGGGAACCTGCCGTTCCTGGCCGTGGCGCTCTTTGTCGCGGGCCTCTCCATCGCACCGACGATGGTGACCACGATGGCCCTCGTCGAAGCGCACGTACCGCGCACCAAACTGACCGAGGGAATGACCTGGACCGGTACCGGGCTCGCGGTCGGAGTGGCGCTCGGCGCCTCGGCCGCCGGCTGGGTGGTCGACGCGCATGGGGCGGCAGCAGGGTACGCGGTGCCCGTCACGGCGGGAGCGCTCGCGGCCGCGGTGGCGTTCCTCGGGTACCGCCGGCTGCGCAGCAGGCCGGTGCCGACGCGGGAGGGGCAGCGTGAACGGGACCACCAGGACGGGCAGCAGCACGTGGCATAA
- a CDS encoding ferrochelatase, with protein MSDQRDPAPYDALLLLSFGGPEGPDDVVPFLENVTRGRGIPKERLKEVGQHYFLFGGVSPINDQNRALLDALRKDFAEHGLDLPVYWGNRNWAPYLTGTLRQMTSDGHRRIAVLATSAYASYSGCRQYRENLAEALATLEAEGLELPRVDKLRHYFNHPGFVRPMIDGVLKSLAELPDEVRAGAHLAFTTHSIPTSAADASGPAGEHGEGGAYVREHLDVARLIADAVREQTGLEHPWELVYQSRSGASHIPWLEPDICDHLEELHGAGAPAVVMVPIGFVSDHMEVLYDLDTEATAKAAELGLPVRRAATVGADPRFAAAVRDLLLERAAAERDVHVERCVLGALGPSHDLCPVGCCPARAPKPAAAGADSPY; from the coding sequence ATGTCCGATCAGCGCGATCCCGCCCCCTACGACGCCCTGTTGCTGCTGTCCTTCGGCGGCCCCGAGGGCCCGGACGACGTCGTCCCGTTCCTGGAGAACGTGACGCGCGGCCGCGGCATCCCCAAGGAACGGCTCAAGGAGGTGGGTCAGCACTACTTCCTGTTCGGCGGCGTCAGCCCCATCAACGACCAGAACCGCGCGCTGCTCGACGCCCTGCGCAAGGACTTCGCCGAGCACGGCCTGGACCTGCCGGTGTACTGGGGCAACCGCAACTGGGCTCCGTATCTGACCGGCACACTGCGCCAGATGACCTCGGACGGCCACCGGCGCATCGCCGTCCTCGCTACCAGCGCGTACGCCTCCTACTCGGGCTGCCGCCAGTACCGCGAGAACCTCGCCGAGGCGCTGGCCACGCTGGAGGCGGAGGGGCTCGAGCTGCCGCGCGTGGACAAGCTGCGGCACTACTTCAACCACCCCGGCTTCGTGCGCCCCATGATCGACGGCGTCCTGAAGTCCCTGGCGGAGCTGCCCGACGAGGTGCGGGCGGGGGCGCATCTGGCCTTCACCACGCACTCCATTCCGACCTCGGCGGCCGACGCGTCGGGCCCGGCCGGGGAGCACGGAGAGGGCGGAGCGTACGTCCGCGAGCACCTGGACGTGGCCCGGCTGATCGCCGACGCCGTCCGCGAGCAGACCGGCCTCGAGCACCCCTGGGAGCTCGTCTACCAGTCCCGCAGCGGCGCCTCCCACATCCCGTGGCTGGAGCCGGACATCTGTGACCACCTGGAGGAGCTGCACGGCGCGGGCGCGCCCGCGGTCGTGATGGTTCCCATCGGCTTCGTCTCGGACCACATGGAGGTCCTGTACGACCTCGACACGGAGGCCACGGCCAAGGCCGCGGAGCTCGGACTGCCGGTGCGGCGTGCCGCCACCGTGGGCGCGGATCCGCGGTTCGCCGCGGCGGTCAGGGACCTCCTCCTGGAGCGCGCGGCCGCCGAGCGGGACGTGCACGTCGAGCGCTGCGTGCTCGGGGCGCTCGGCCCCAGCCACGACCTCTGCCCGGTCGGCTGCTGTCCGGCCCGGGCGCCCAAGCCCGCGGCCGCCGGTGCCGACAGTCCGTACTGA
- a CDS encoding inositol monophosphatase family protein: protein MTDPLTSELLPLALEAARRAGELLRDGRPDDLGVAATKSSPIDVVTEMDIAAEKLITAFLAERRPDDGLLGEEGASTAGTSGVRWVIDPLDGTVNYLYGLPTWAVSIAAERDGVTLVGVVEAPMRRETYRAVLGGGAYAGDRPLHCRPAPPLDQALVSTGFNYVATVRTHQADVAQRLIPRLRDIRRSGSAAVDLCDVAAGRLDGYYERGLHAWDLAAGDLIAREAGALTGGRPGEPANGDLTVAATPGVFEPLQALLEEFGAWHD from the coding sequence GTGACCGACCCTCTGACGTCCGAACTCCTCCCCCTCGCCCTGGAGGCGGCCCGCCGGGCCGGGGAGCTGCTGCGGGACGGCCGGCCGGACGACCTGGGCGTGGCCGCGACCAAGTCCAGTCCCATCGACGTCGTCACCGAGATGGACATCGCGGCGGAGAAGCTGATCACCGCCTTCCTGGCCGAGCGCCGCCCCGACGACGGCCTTCTCGGTGAGGAAGGCGCCTCCACGGCCGGCACCAGCGGCGTCCGCTGGGTCATCGACCCGCTCGACGGCACCGTCAACTATCTGTACGGTCTGCCGACCTGGGCGGTCTCCATCGCCGCCGAGCGGGACGGCGTGACGCTCGTGGGGGTGGTGGAGGCCCCGATGCGCCGTGAGACCTACCGAGCGGTGCTCGGCGGCGGCGCGTATGCGGGCGACCGGCCTCTCCACTGCCGCCCCGCGCCCCCGCTGGACCAGGCCCTGGTCTCGACCGGCTTCAACTATGTCGCGACCGTACGCACCCACCAGGCGGACGTCGCCCAGCGGCTCATCCCACGTCTGCGCGACATCCGGCGCAGCGGCTCGGCGGCCGTCGACCTCTGCGACGTCGCCGCGGGCCGGCTGGACGGCTACTACGAGCGCGGACTCCACGCCTGGGACCTCGCGGCGGGCGACCTGATCGCCCGTGAGGCGGGGGCGCTGACGGGCGGCCGCCCCGGCGAGCCCGCGAACGGTGACCTGACGGTCGCGGCGACGCCGGGTGTCTTCGAGCCGCTGCAGGCCCTTCTCGAGGAGTTCGGCGCCTGGCACGACTGA
- a CDS encoding response regulator transcription factor, with protein sequence MRVLVVEDEQLLADAVATGLRREAMAVDVVYDGAAALERIGVNDYDVVVLDRDLPLVHGDDVCRRIVELGMPTRVLMLTASGDVSDRVEGLELGADDYLPKPFAFSELTARVRALGRRTTVPLPPVLERAGIKLDPNRREVLREGKEIQLAPKEFAVLEVLMRSEGAVVSAEQLLEKAWDENTDPFTNVVRVTVMTLRRKLGEPPVIVTVPGSGYRI encoded by the coding sequence GTGCGCGTACTCGTCGTCGAGGACGAGCAGCTGCTCGCCGATGCGGTGGCCACCGGACTGCGCCGGGAGGCCATGGCCGTCGACGTCGTGTACGACGGCGCCGCCGCGCTGGAACGTATCGGGGTCAACGACTATGACGTGGTCGTGCTGGACCGCGACCTTCCCCTGGTCCACGGCGACGACGTCTGCCGCAGGATCGTCGAGCTGGGCATGCCGACCCGGGTGCTGATGCTGACCGCCTCGGGCGACGTCAGCGACCGCGTGGAGGGGCTCGAGCTCGGCGCGGACGACTACCTCCCCAAGCCCTTCGCGTTCAGCGAGCTCACCGCCCGGGTGCGGGCACTCGGCCGCCGTACGACCGTGCCGCTGCCGCCCGTCCTGGAGCGCGCCGGCATCAAGCTCGACCCCAACCGCCGCGAGGTCCTCCGCGAGGGCAAGGAGATCCAGCTCGCCCCCAAGGAGTTCGCGGTCCTGGAGGTCCTGATGCGCAGCGAGGGCGCGGTCGTCTCGGCCGAGCAGCTCCTGGAGAAGGCCTGGGACGAGAACACCGACCCGTTCACCAATGTCGTCCGCGTGACGGTGATGACCCTGCGCCGCAAGCTCGGCGAGCCGCCGGTGATCGTCACCGTGCCCGGCTCCGGCTACCGGATCTGA
- a CDS encoding HAMP domain-containing sensor histidine kinase → MAAAPAPPEAPPKPTWDPRDPVRPWLRPTIRIRLTLLYGGMFLIAGILLLSIIYLLTAQALSANGELPFEIVTAKVQPTTDWCQLPQQATGPEFTRDVTACLQHQREMALDDLLRRSLFALLGLSIIAFAFGYAMAGRVLSPLGKITRTARQVAGSDLSRRIELDGPDDELKELSDTFDEMLDRLERAFTAQQRFVANASHELRTPLAINRTLLEVHLSDPGAPVELQQLGKTLLATNERSEQLVEGLLLLARSDNQIVERKPVDLAEVATRAVDQARGEAEAKGVEIRGERAPAVVQGNGVLLERIALNLVQNAVRYNIPEGGWVHVSTETQQSQALLVVSNTGPVVPAYEIDNLFEPFRRLRQERTGSDKGVGLGLSIARSVARAHGGRIIAEPREGGGLVMRVTLPV, encoded by the coding sequence GTGGCCGCTGCCCCGGCGCCCCCCGAGGCGCCACCGAAACCGACCTGGGATCCGCGCGATCCGGTCCGCCCCTGGCTGCGACCGACCATCCGGATAAGGCTCACGCTGCTGTACGGCGGGATGTTCCTGATCGCGGGCATCCTGCTGCTGTCGATCATTTATCTGCTCACCGCACAGGCGCTCAGTGCCAACGGCGAGCTGCCCTTCGAGATCGTCACGGCCAAGGTGCAGCCCACCACCGACTGGTGTCAGCTGCCCCAGCAGGCGACCGGCCCGGAGTTCACCCGGGACGTGACCGCCTGCCTCCAGCATCAGCGCGAGATGGCGCTGGACGATCTGCTGCGCCGCTCGCTCTTCGCGCTGCTCGGCCTCAGCATCATCGCCTTCGCCTTCGGTTACGCCATGGCGGGCCGGGTCCTCTCGCCGCTCGGGAAGATCACCCGTACCGCCCGCCAGGTGGCCGGGTCCGATCTCTCCCGGCGGATCGAGCTGGACGGTCCGGACGACGAGCTCAAGGAGCTCTCGGACACCTTCGACGAGATGCTGGACCGTCTGGAGCGGGCCTTCACCGCGCAGCAGCGGTTCGTCGCGAACGCCTCGCACGAGCTGCGTACGCCGCTCGCGATCAACCGCACGCTGCTGGAGGTCCACCTCTCCGATCCCGGGGCGCCCGTGGAGCTCCAGCAGCTCGGCAAGACCCTGCTGGCCACCAACGAGCGCAGCGAGCAGCTGGTGGAGGGCCTGCTGCTGCTCGCCCGCAGCGACAACCAGATCGTCGAGCGCAAGCCGGTGGATCTGGCCGAGGTCGCCACGCGCGCCGTCGACCAGGCCCGCGGCGAGGCCGAGGCGAAGGGCGTGGAGATCCGCGGGGAGCGGGCACCGGCCGTGGTGCAGGGCAATGGCGTCCTGCTGGAGCGGATCGCCCTGAACCTGGTGCAGAACGCAGTGCGCTACAACATCCCGGAAGGCGGGTGGGTGCATGTCAGCACGGAGACCCAGCAGAGCCAGGCGCTCCTTGTGGTCTCGAACACAGGACCAGTGGTTCCCGCATACGAGATCGACAACCTCTTCGAGCCGTTCAGGCGGCTGCGGCAGGAGCGGACGGGCAGTGACAAGGGCGTCGGCCTGGGCCTTTCGATCGCCCGATCGGTGGCGCGGGCCCACGGAGGCCGTATCATCGCGGAGCCTCGTGAGGGCGGCGGCCTCGTGATGCGTGTCACCCTCCCGGTCTGA
- a CDS encoding DUF4193 domain-containing protein, with translation MATDYDTPRKTDDDVDSDSLEELKARRNDKTTSAVDVDEFEQAEGLELPGADLSNEELSVRVLPRQADEFTCMSCFLVHHRSQLAREKNGQPICRDCD, from the coding sequence ATGGCAACGGACTACGACACCCCACGCAAGACCGACGACGACGTCGATTCGGACAGCCTTGAGGAACTGAAGGCCCGCCGGAACGACAAGACGACCTCGGCCGTCGACGTCGACGAATTCGAGCAGGCTGAAGGCCTGGAGCTGCCCGGAGCGGACCTCTCCAACGAGGAGCTGTCCGTTCGTGTGCTGCCCCGGCAGGCCGATGAGTTCACCTGCATGAGCTGCTTCCTGGTGCACCACAGGAGCCAGCTGGCCCGCGAGAAGAACGGTCAGCCGATCTGCCGCGACTGCGACTGA
- a CDS encoding DUF3093 domain-containing protein — MQPSAPQYAERLTAPRSWWLIAALAGLSGGLMLLPLGTLPMLGGLIAAAALAAVLVSSYGSARIRVVAGSLVAGDARIPVSALGEPEVLDAEEARAWRSHKADPRAFMLLRSYIPTALRVEITDPADPTPYVYLSTRDPKALAAALTAIRAA, encoded by the coding sequence ATGCAGCCTTCCGCCCCGCAGTACGCAGAACGCCTGACCGCGCCCCGTTCCTGGTGGCTCATCGCCGCCCTCGCGGGTCTCTCCGGCGGCCTCATGCTGCTGCCGCTGGGGACGCTGCCGATGCTCGGCGGGCTGATCGCGGCGGCCGCGCTGGCGGCTGTCCTGGTGAGTTCGTACGGCTCCGCCCGCATCCGGGTGGTAGCCGGCTCGCTGGTGGCGGGTGACGCCAGGATCCCGGTGTCGGCGCTCGGTGAGCCCGAGGTTCTGGATGCGGAGGAGGCGCGGGCCTGGCGCTCGCACAAGGCCGATCCGCGCGCCTTCATGCTGCTGCGCAGCTATATTCCGACGGCTCTGCGGGTCGAGATCACAGATCCGGCGGACCCGACTCCGTATGTGTATCTGTCGACCCGGGACCCGAAGGCGCTCGCAGCTGCCCTCACGGCGATCCGCGCGGCCTGA
- a CDS encoding PaaI family thioesterase, producing MSTANSRGATPSPRPAARAAALTPPADAAAPVRHPEAPAPGELLGAHYEHCFGCGGGQPHGLHLEARAGEGVRVTAEFTVKPAHQGAPGLAHGGVLATALDETLGSLNWLLRVIAVTGRLETDFVRPVPVDTVLHLQAKVTAVAGRKIYSHAVGRIGGPEGPVAVRADALFIEVKVDHFIDNGRPEEIQAAMADPDQIRRARAFEVNP from the coding sequence GTGAGTACTGCGAACTCCCGGGGGGCGACCCCCAGCCCCAGACCCGCCGCCAGGGCCGCGGCTCTGACCCCTCCGGCCGATGCCGCAGCGCCGGTACGGCATCCCGAGGCCCCGGCCCCCGGTGAGCTCCTCGGCGCGCACTACGAGCACTGTTTCGGCTGCGGCGGGGGACAGCCCCATGGGCTGCACCTGGAGGCGCGGGCCGGCGAAGGCGTACGCGTCACCGCCGAGTTCACCGTCAAGCCCGCCCACCAGGGTGCGCCCGGCCTGGCCCACGGCGGTGTGCTCGCCACTGCGCTGGACGAGACACTCGGCTCGCTGAACTGGCTGCTGCGGGTGATCGCGGTGACAGGACGGCTGGAGACCGACTTCGTACGACCCGTGCCCGTGGACACCGTGCTGCATCTGCAGGCCAAGGTCACCGCGGTCGCCGGACGCAAGATCTACTCCCATGCAGTCGGCCGGATCGGCGGCCCCGAGGGACCCGTCGCCGTCCGCGCCGACGCCCTGTTCATCGAGGTCAAAGTCGACCACTTCATCGACAACGGCCGCCCGGAGGAGATCCAGGCCGCCATGGCCGACCCCGACCAGATCAGGCGCGCCCGCGCCTTCGAGGTGAACCCCTGA
- the dut gene encoding dUTP diphosphatase — MRDPVDVLIRRVDPEVPLPSYAHPGDAGADLVTCEAAELAPGERVVLPTGVSIALPDGYAAFVHPRSGLAARCGVALVNAPGTVDAGYRGEIKVIVVNLDPRETVRFDRFDRIAQLVVQQVEKVRFHEVAELPGSARAEGGFGSTGGHAAVDGSTGGNRYASVVSDREGQ, encoded by the coding sequence ATGCGTGACCCTGTCGATGTGCTGATCCGTCGCGTGGACCCCGAGGTGCCGCTGCCGTCGTACGCGCACCCCGGCGACGCCGGCGCCGATCTGGTGACCTGCGAGGCTGCCGAACTCGCGCCCGGCGAGCGGGTCGTACTGCCCACCGGAGTGTCCATCGCGCTGCCCGACGGGTACGCGGCCTTCGTACACCCCCGCTCGGGCCTCGCCGCCCGGTGCGGAGTGGCCCTGGTGAATGCCCCGGGGACGGTGGATGCCGGGTACCGTGGGGAGATCAAGGTGATCGTGGTCAATCTCGACCCGCGCGAGACTGTGCGGTTCGATCGGTTCGACCGGATTGCCCAACTGGTCGTCCAGCAGGTCGAGAAGGTGCGCTTCCACGAGGTGGCGGAGCTTCCCGGCTCTGCGCGGGCCGAGGGGGGCTTCGGGTCCACCGGCGGTCATGCCGCTGTGGACGGCTCTACGGGTGGGAATCGATACGCTTCGGTCGTATCCGACCGGGAAGGACAGTGA